The proteins below are encoded in one region of Haloarcula marismortui ATCC 43049:
- a CDS encoding branched-chain amino acid ABC transporter permease, with amino-acid sequence MSTGSLQARAEGWLGNNDVRLLIALALAIGGLYALFSVVLGFQLNGTVNTLRRVAFLSAIYAMLALALNLQWGYAGLFNLGAAGFMAIGVYTMGILTAPVTASPPGFGLPLPVAIVGAILVTGIIGGLAALPAIRLRADYLAIVTVAFSEIVRLTLRAPEFANTRIAGVAFGTGGATGLSLPSNPIRILFYTDPATTAPAPNALGAAIFSAVEPLGIEETLVIGWAYVIVLCLCLGLLYCLMIRIGKSPFGRVLKSIREDQQVTQALGKDTRLFKIKTFALGCALMGLIAIFWRLSGGYASPRMFKPIQTFYIFIALFIGGTGSPTGSIVGGALFASLLFEGPSFIRRVVAEYLQLSNAPDTLVSALAELGTLDVTPLLAYSVQDVSISALRLMLLGIVLVYLMQRHPDGLLGHRKAIASSVALSQQATREDDNE; translated from the coding sequence ATGAGTACAGGCTCTCTTCAGGCGCGGGCTGAGGGTTGGCTTGGCAACAATGACGTCCGCTTGCTCATCGCTCTGGCACTCGCGATCGGGGGATTGTACGCGCTTTTCAGCGTCGTGCTTGGATTCCAGCTGAATGGCACAGTCAACACGCTCCGTCGTGTCGCGTTCCTCTCCGCGATTTATGCCATGTTAGCGCTTGCACTGAACCTCCAGTGGGGATACGCGGGTCTGTTCAACCTCGGTGCGGCCGGGTTCATGGCCATCGGTGTATACACGATGGGGATACTGACCGCTCCAGTGACGGCCAGTCCGCCCGGCTTCGGGCTGCCACTTCCGGTCGCGATTGTGGGTGCTATCCTCGTGACTGGAATCATTGGCGGCCTTGCAGCGTTGCCTGCGATCCGACTTCGTGCCGATTATCTTGCAATCGTCACTGTCGCGTTCTCGGAAATCGTCCGCCTCACACTCCGTGCGCCGGAGTTCGCGAACACTCGCATTGCCGGCGTTGCATTCGGAACGGGCGGTGCGACGGGGCTGTCGTTGCCATCGAACCCGATCCGGATTCTATTTTACACAGACCCGGCCACAACAGCCCCAGCGCCAAATGCTCTAGGTGCGGCGATATTCAGCGCCGTGGAACCGCTGGGAATCGAGGAGACGCTGGTCATCGGCTGGGCGTACGTAATTGTGTTGTGTCTCTGTCTCGGCCTCCTGTACTGTTTGATGATCCGCATCGGGAAGTCACCCTTCGGACGGGTGCTCAAGAGTATTCGCGAGGACCAGCAAGTCACGCAGGCGCTGGGAAAAGATACGCGTCTGTTCAAGATCAAGACGTTCGCGCTTGGCTGTGCGCTCATGGGCCTGATTGCCATCTTCTGGCGTCTCTCCGGGGGCTATGCATCGCCACGGATGTTCAAGCCGATACAGACCTTCTACATCTTCATTGCGCTGTTTATCGGTGGAACTGGCTCGCCAACGGGGAGTATCGTTGGCGGTGCTCTGTTCGCGAGCCTGCTCTTCGAGGGCCCCTCGTTCATCCGCCGGGTGGTGGCGGAGTACCTCCAGCTCAGCAACGCTCCCGATACGCTTGTCAGTGCCCTCGCCGAGTTAGGAACTCTCGATGTCACGCCGCTGCTGGCGTACTCCGTGCAGGACGTGAGTATTTCGGCTCTCAGACTCATGCTGCTCGGTATCGTTCTGGTGTATCTCATGCAACGGCACCCGGATGGGCTGCTTGGCCATCGAAAAGCAATCGCATCGAGCGTTGCACTCTCACAGCAGGCGACTCGCGAGGACGATAATGAGTAA